From one Motacilla alba alba isolate MOTALB_02 chromosome 8, Motacilla_alba_V1.0_pri, whole genome shotgun sequence genomic stretch:
- the TECR gene encoding very-long-chain enoyl-CoA reductase isoform X2, translating into MLAPSGCVCIWVKQCQGSTPVLHLLVPVKTHQVEILDWETKKQLCFLDKVEPNATIREIRLMFHKLYPRWYPARQSIKLDPKGKSLRDEEILQHLPVGTTATLYFKDLGPQIGWTTVFLIEYTGPLFIYFVFYFRMTFVYGLDERFTSSPHPVVNLACICHSFHYIKRLIETVFVHRFSRGTMPLRNIVKNCLYYWGFAAWLAYYINHPLYTPPSYGKKQINFAVIMFLLCEAGNFSIHVALSDLQRNGSKTCKIPYPTKNPFTWLFFFVSCPNYTYEDKVILINRDINANAVTRTILNFLGQNRWGPGSVSLS; encoded by the exons GTGGAAATCCTTGATTGGGAGACAAAGAAACAGCTATGCTTCCTAGATAAG GTGGAACCAAATGCTACAATTAGAGAGATCAGATTGATGTTCCATAAATTAT ATCCTCGGTGGTACCCAGCAAGGCAGTCAATAAAACTTGATCCAA aaGGAAAGTCCCTGAGGGATGAAGAaatcctgcagcacctccctgttGGCACAACTGCTACCTTATACTTTAAAGATTTAGGGCCACAGATAGGATGGACTACG GTATTTTTGATAGAATATACAGGTCCATTGTTCatctattttgtgttttatttccgCATGACTTTTGTCTATGGACTGGATGAGAGGTTTACATCAAGTCCACACCCAGTAGTTAA CTTGGCATGTATCTGCCATTCTTTCCACTACATCAAAAGGTTGATTGAAACAGTATTTGTTCATCGATTCTCCCGTGGGACTATGCCACTGAGGAATATTGTGAAG AACTGCTTATATTATTGGGGATTTGCAGCTTGGCTTGCATATTACATCAATCATCCTCTTTACACTCCTCCTT cttaTGGGAAAAAACAGATAAATTTTGCTGTGATCATGTTTCTG CTGTGTGAAGCTGGAAATTTTTCCATTCATGTTGCACTCAGTGACCTCCAGAGAAATG GATCCAAAACCTGTAAGATCCCATATCCAACAAAGAATCCTTTCACatggctgtttttctttgtatctTGCCCTAACTATACATATGAG GACAAGGTTATTTTGATCAATAGAGACATAAATGCAAATGCTGTCACCAGaactattttaaatttccttgGCCAAAACAGGTGGGGACCTGGATCAGTTTCACTATCATGA
- the TECR gene encoding very-long-chain enoyl-CoA reductase isoform X3 gives MGGRAGFFEVEILDWETKKQLCFLDKVEPNATIREIRLMFHKLYPRWYPARQSIKLDPKGKSLRDEEILQHLPVGTTATLYFKDLGPQIGWTTVFLIEYTGPLFIYFVFYFRMTFVYGLDERFTSSPHPVVNLACICHSFHYIKRLIETVFVHRFSRGTMPLRNIVKNCLYYWGFAAWLAYYINHPLYTPPSYGKKQINFAVIMFLLCEAGNFSIHVALSDLQRNGSKTCKIPYPTKNPFTWLFFFVSCPNYTYEVGTWISFTIMTQCVPVGLFTLLCFIQMTVWAKDKHCTYLREFKDYPSHRMPIIPFLL, from the exons GTGGAAATCCTTGATTGGGAGACAAAGAAACAGCTATGCTTCCTAGATAAG GTGGAACCAAATGCTACAATTAGAGAGATCAGATTGATGTTCCATAAATTAT ATCCTCGGTGGTACCCAGCAAGGCAGTCAATAAAACTTGATCCAA aaGGAAAGTCCCTGAGGGATGAAGAaatcctgcagcacctccctgttGGCACAACTGCTACCTTATACTTTAAAGATTTAGGGCCACAGATAGGATGGACTACG GTATTTTTGATAGAATATACAGGTCCATTGTTCatctattttgtgttttatttccgCATGACTTTTGTCTATGGACTGGATGAGAGGTTTACATCAAGTCCACACCCAGTAGTTAA CTTGGCATGTATCTGCCATTCTTTCCACTACATCAAAAGGTTGATTGAAACAGTATTTGTTCATCGATTCTCCCGTGGGACTATGCCACTGAGGAATATTGTGAAG AACTGCTTATATTATTGGGGATTTGCAGCTTGGCTTGCATATTACATCAATCATCCTCTTTACACTCCTCCTT cttaTGGGAAAAAACAGATAAATTTTGCTGTGATCATGTTTCTG CTGTGTGAAGCTGGAAATTTTTCCATTCATGTTGCACTCAGTGACCTCCAGAGAAATG GATCCAAAACCTGTAAGATCCCATATCCAACAAAGAATCCTTTCACatggctgtttttctttgtatctTGCCCTAACTATACATATGAG GTGGGGACCTGGATCAGTTTCACTATCATGACTCAGTGTGTTCCAG tggGACTGTTCACCTTGCTTTGCTTCATTCAGATGACAGTCTGGGCAAAGGATAAACACTGCACCTACTTAAGAGAATTCAAGGATTATCCAAGTCATAGAATGCCAATTATTCCCTTTTTGTTGTAA
- the TECR gene encoding very-long-chain enoyl-CoA reductase isoform X4 encodes MRTVVEILDWETKKQLCFLDKVEPNATIREIRLMFHKLYPRWYPARQSIKLDPKGKSLRDEEILQHLPVGTTATLYFKDLGPQIGWTTVFLIEYTGPLFIYFVFYFRMTFVYGLDERFTSSPHPVVNLACICHSFHYIKRLIETVFVHRFSRGTMPLRNIVKNCLYYWGFAAWLAYYINHPLYTPPSYGKKQINFAVIMFLLCEAGNFSIHVALSDLQRNGSKTCKIPYPTKNPFTWLFFFVSCPNYTYEVGTWISFTIMTQCVPVGLFTLLCFIQMTVWAKDKHCTYLREFKDYPSHRMPIIPFLL; translated from the exons GTGGAAATCCTTGATTGGGAGACAAAGAAACAGCTATGCTTCCTAGATAAG GTGGAACCAAATGCTACAATTAGAGAGATCAGATTGATGTTCCATAAATTAT ATCCTCGGTGGTACCCAGCAAGGCAGTCAATAAAACTTGATCCAA aaGGAAAGTCCCTGAGGGATGAAGAaatcctgcagcacctccctgttGGCACAACTGCTACCTTATACTTTAAAGATTTAGGGCCACAGATAGGATGGACTACG GTATTTTTGATAGAATATACAGGTCCATTGTTCatctattttgtgttttatttccgCATGACTTTTGTCTATGGACTGGATGAGAGGTTTACATCAAGTCCACACCCAGTAGTTAA CTTGGCATGTATCTGCCATTCTTTCCACTACATCAAAAGGTTGATTGAAACAGTATTTGTTCATCGATTCTCCCGTGGGACTATGCCACTGAGGAATATTGTGAAG AACTGCTTATATTATTGGGGATTTGCAGCTTGGCTTGCATATTACATCAATCATCCTCTTTACACTCCTCCTT cttaTGGGAAAAAACAGATAAATTTTGCTGTGATCATGTTTCTG CTGTGTGAAGCTGGAAATTTTTCCATTCATGTTGCACTCAGTGACCTCCAGAGAAATG GATCCAAAACCTGTAAGATCCCATATCCAACAAAGAATCCTTTCACatggctgtttttctttgtatctTGCCCTAACTATACATATGAG GTGGGGACCTGGATCAGTTTCACTATCATGACTCAGTGTGTTCCAG tggGACTGTTCACCTTGCTTTGCTTCATTCAGATGACAGTCTGGGCAAAGGATAAACACTGCACCTACTTAAGAGAATTCAAGGATTATCCAAGTCATAGAATGCCAATTATTCCCTTTTTGTTGTAA
- the TECR gene encoding very-long-chain enoyl-CoA reductase isoform X1 — protein sequence MLAPSGCVCIWVKQCQGSTPVLHLLVPVKTHQVEILDWETKKQLCFLDKVEPNATIREIRLMFHKLYPRWYPARQSIKLDPKGKSLRDEEILQHLPVGTTATLYFKDLGPQIGWTTVFLIEYTGPLFIYFVFYFRMTFVYGLDERFTSSPHPVVNLACICHSFHYIKRLIETVFVHRFSRGTMPLRNIVKNCLYYWGFAAWLAYYINHPLYTPPSYGKKQINFAVIMFLLCEAGNFSIHVALSDLQRNGSKTCKIPYPTKNPFTWLFFFVSCPNYTYEVGTWISFTIMTQCVPVGLFTLLCFIQMTVWAKDKHCTYLREFKDYPSHRMPIIPFLL from the exons GTGGAAATCCTTGATTGGGAGACAAAGAAACAGCTATGCTTCCTAGATAAG GTGGAACCAAATGCTACAATTAGAGAGATCAGATTGATGTTCCATAAATTAT ATCCTCGGTGGTACCCAGCAAGGCAGTCAATAAAACTTGATCCAA aaGGAAAGTCCCTGAGGGATGAAGAaatcctgcagcacctccctgttGGCACAACTGCTACCTTATACTTTAAAGATTTAGGGCCACAGATAGGATGGACTACG GTATTTTTGATAGAATATACAGGTCCATTGTTCatctattttgtgttttatttccgCATGACTTTTGTCTATGGACTGGATGAGAGGTTTACATCAAGTCCACACCCAGTAGTTAA CTTGGCATGTATCTGCCATTCTTTCCACTACATCAAAAGGTTGATTGAAACAGTATTTGTTCATCGATTCTCCCGTGGGACTATGCCACTGAGGAATATTGTGAAG AACTGCTTATATTATTGGGGATTTGCAGCTTGGCTTGCATATTACATCAATCATCCTCTTTACACTCCTCCTT cttaTGGGAAAAAACAGATAAATTTTGCTGTGATCATGTTTCTG CTGTGTGAAGCTGGAAATTTTTCCATTCATGTTGCACTCAGTGACCTCCAGAGAAATG GATCCAAAACCTGTAAGATCCCATATCCAACAAAGAATCCTTTCACatggctgtttttctttgtatctTGCCCTAACTATACATATGAG GTGGGGACCTGGATCAGTTTCACTATCATGACTCAGTGTGTTCCAG tggGACTGTTCACCTTGCTTTGCTTCATTCAGATGACAGTCTGGGCAAAGGATAAACACTGCACCTACTTAAGAGAATTCAAGGATTATCCAAGTCATAGAATGCCAATTATTCCCTTTTTGTTGTAA
- the TECR gene encoding very-long-chain enoyl-CoA reductase isoform X5, whose translation MFHKLYPRWYPARQSIKLDPKGKSLRDEEILQHLPVGTTATLYFKDLGPQIGWTTVFLIEYTGPLFIYFVFYFRMTFVYGLDERFTSSPHPVVNLACICHSFHYIKRLIETVFVHRFSRGTMPLRNIVKNCLYYWGFAAWLAYYINHPLYTPPSYGKKQINFAVIMFLLCEAGNFSIHVALSDLQRNGSKTCKIPYPTKNPFTWLFFFVSCPNYTYEVGTWISFTIMTQCVPVGLFTLLCFIQMTVWAKDKHCTYLREFKDYPSHRMPIIPFLL comes from the exons ATGTTCCATAAATTAT ATCCTCGGTGGTACCCAGCAAGGCAGTCAATAAAACTTGATCCAA aaGGAAAGTCCCTGAGGGATGAAGAaatcctgcagcacctccctgttGGCACAACTGCTACCTTATACTTTAAAGATTTAGGGCCACAGATAGGATGGACTACG GTATTTTTGATAGAATATACAGGTCCATTGTTCatctattttgtgttttatttccgCATGACTTTTGTCTATGGACTGGATGAGAGGTTTACATCAAGTCCACACCCAGTAGTTAA CTTGGCATGTATCTGCCATTCTTTCCACTACATCAAAAGGTTGATTGAAACAGTATTTGTTCATCGATTCTCCCGTGGGACTATGCCACTGAGGAATATTGTGAAG AACTGCTTATATTATTGGGGATTTGCAGCTTGGCTTGCATATTACATCAATCATCCTCTTTACACTCCTCCTT cttaTGGGAAAAAACAGATAAATTTTGCTGTGATCATGTTTCTG CTGTGTGAAGCTGGAAATTTTTCCATTCATGTTGCACTCAGTGACCTCCAGAGAAATG GATCCAAAACCTGTAAGATCCCATATCCAACAAAGAATCCTTTCACatggctgtttttctttgtatctTGCCCTAACTATACATATGAG GTGGGGACCTGGATCAGTTTCACTATCATGACTCAGTGTGTTCCAG tggGACTGTTCACCTTGCTTTGCTTCATTCAGATGACAGTCTGGGCAAAGGATAAACACTGCACCTACTTAAGAGAATTCAAGGATTATCCAAGTCATAGAATGCCAATTATTCCCTTTTTGTTGTAA